A stretch of the Actinomyces qiguomingii genome encodes the following:
- a CDS encoding ABC transporter ATP-binding protein, with product MTAQSPALELRDIRKRYNTPGGAIDALAGMTLTAEQHKIHAFLGPNGAGKSTSLEMTVGLRTPDSGIVRTLGLDPRTARDELSRRVAIQPQEAKVFQYLRVGELLDLWSSFYDHPRPADEILDSLELAKYVERQVTKLSGGTLQRLNVALAMVSDPELLILDEPSTGLDPRARERLWSVLGSWRDRGTTIVLSTHSMEEATALADSVFIVDRGKCVSSGTPKELIASFAGGPAVVFRLSGDLSEENASRLRSLGELTVNPDRSAALKTARTDEALALLSQTPGCYDLSIRQPTLGDAYLAATGTELTATTTPEED from the coding sequence ATGACCGCCCAGAGCCCCGCGCTTGAGCTGCGGGATATTCGCAAGCGCTACAACACCCCCGGAGGGGCCATCGACGCACTCGCGGGTATGACGCTGACCGCCGAGCAGCACAAGATCCACGCCTTCCTCGGCCCCAACGGTGCCGGGAAGAGCACCTCTCTGGAGATGACGGTCGGCCTGCGCACCCCAGACTCGGGCATCGTGCGCACCCTGGGCCTTGACCCGCGCACCGCACGGGACGAGCTCAGCCGCCGCGTCGCCATCCAGCCGCAGGAGGCCAAGGTCTTCCAATACCTGCGCGTCGGCGAACTGCTGGACCTGTGGTCCTCCTTCTACGATCATCCCCGGCCTGCCGACGAGATCCTCGACTCCCTCGAGCTGGCGAAGTACGTCGAGCGCCAGGTGACCAAGCTCTCGGGGGGCACGCTCCAGCGTCTCAACGTCGCCCTGGCGATGGTCTCCGACCCCGAACTGCTCATTCTCGACGAGCCCTCCACCGGCTTGGACCCGCGGGCACGGGAACGACTGTGGTCGGTCCTCGGCAGCTGGAGGGACCGCGGCACGACGATCGTCCTGTCCACACACTCCATGGAGGAGGCCACCGCATTGGCGGACTCCGTGTTCATCGTGGACCGCGGCAAGTGCGTCAGCTCCGGGACCCCCAAGGAGCTGATCGCCTCCTTCGCCGGAGGGCCGGCAGTCGTCTTCCGCCTGTCAGGGGACCTGTCAGAGGAGAACGCCTCCCGGCTGCGGTCCCTCGGGGAGCTCACAGTCAACCCGGACCGCTCCGCCGCTCTCAAGACGGCGCGGACCGATGAGGCGCTCGCCCTCCTGTCCCAGACCCCCGGATGCTACGACCTCAGCATCCGTCAGCCCACGCTAGGCGACGCCTACCTGGCCGCCACCGGCACCGAACTGACCGCCACTACGACACCCGAGGAAGACTGA
- a CDS encoding ISL3 family transposase, protein MAETTFAAPDFASFLGLDALGLTVTGMRIDGGGALVECRLQVCEEDAFCRVCGAQGAPVGTVARRLAHVPVGWRPTHLLVRLRRWRCQGCGRVWRQDASRAAAKRARLTLAAKEWAIRAVGVEFMSISRVAAALGVSWHTANEAVLERAKDRLINDPGRLKGVEVIGVDEHVWRHTRKGDKYVTVIIDLTPVRDRTGPSRLLDMIEGRSKQAFKQWLQERDEDWRSRIEVVSMDGFAGFKTAAAEALPGATEVMDPFHVVALAGDKLDECRRRTQRETTGRRGRKDDPLYKARRLLRTGAGLVSDKGWERLEQLFADPHNTPVEIMWGVYQKIMAAYRAKAPAQGKTLMEKVMQTLTTGVPDALEELKSLGKTLAQRREDILAYFDHRGTSNGPTEAVNGRLEHLRGIALGFRNLTNYTIRSLIHAGGFRQQLLHP, encoded by the coding sequence ATGGCCGAGACTACCTTTGCTGCCCCTGATTTTGCTAGTTTCCTGGGCCTGGACGCGCTGGGACTGACTGTCACCGGCATGCGCATAGATGGCGGCGGTGCACTGGTGGAGTGTCGGCTGCAGGTCTGCGAGGAGGATGCGTTCTGCCGGGTCTGCGGGGCCCAGGGCGCCCCGGTGGGGACCGTCGCGAGGCGGCTGGCGCATGTTCCGGTGGGCTGGCGCCCAACCCACTTGCTGGTGCGGCTGCGCCGGTGGCGCTGCCAGGGCTGTGGGCGTGTGTGGAGGCAGGACGCGTCTCGTGCGGCCGCCAAGCGGGCGAGGCTGACCTTGGCGGCCAAGGAGTGGGCGATCCGGGCCGTGGGGGTGGAGTTCATGTCCATCTCGCGTGTGGCGGCAGCTCTGGGGGTGTCCTGGCACACCGCCAATGAGGCCGTCCTTGAGCGGGCCAAGGACCGCTTGATCAATGATCCTGGACGTCTGAAGGGTGTGGAGGTCATCGGGGTGGATGAGCATGTTTGGCGGCACACCCGCAAGGGCGACAAGTACGTCACCGTCATCATCGACCTTACACCCGTGCGCGACCGTACCGGCCCCTCCCGCCTGCTGGACATGATCGAAGGCCGCTCCAAGCAGGCCTTCAAGCAATGGCTCCAGGAACGCGACGAGGACTGGCGCAGCCGGATCGAGGTGGTCTCGATGGATGGGTTCGCGGGCTTCAAGACCGCCGCCGCCGAGGCCCTACCCGGCGCGACGGAGGTCATGGACCCCTTCCACGTGGTCGCGCTGGCCGGGGACAAGCTGGATGAGTGCCGCCGCCGCACCCAGCGCGAGACCACCGGGCGGCGGGGCCGTAAGGACGACCCCCTGTACAAGGCCCGCAGGCTGCTGCGCACCGGGGCGGGCCTGGTGAGCGACAAGGGCTGGGAGCGTCTCGAACAACTGTTCGCCGACCCCCACAACACTCCGGTAGAGATCATGTGGGGCGTGTATCAGAAGATCATGGCCGCCTACCGCGCCAAGGCCCCCGCCCAGGGCAAGACCCTGATGGAGAAAGTGATGCAGACCCTCACCACCGGCGTGCCTGACGCCCTCGAAGAGCTGAAGTCGCTGGGCAAGACCCTGGCCCAGCGGCGCGAAGACATACTCGCCTACTTCGACCACCGCGGCACATCCAACGGACCCACTGAAGCAGTCAACGGCCGCCTGGAGCACCTACGCGGCATCGCCCTGGGCTTCAGGAATCTGACCAACTACACCATCCGCAGCCTCATCCACGCCGGAGGCTTCAGACAACAGCTACTACACCCCTAA
- a CDS encoding thiocillin family RiPP, with protein sequence MDNGIDLIGDDIELETLADGSALGCFASASSASTASCPLTSASSVTTASSYG encoded by the coding sequence ATGGATAACGGCATTGACCTCATCGGTGACGACATCGAGCTCGAGACCCTCGCAGACGGGAGCGCCCTGGGCTGCTTCGCCTCGGCTTCCTCGGCGAGCACCGCCTCGTGCCCGCTCACCTCGGCGTCCTCCGTTACGACGGCGTCCAGCTATGGGTGA
- a CDS encoding ABC transporter permease codes for MSTTINSGALRSARPLTITHWREMSRNRTNFGIATVFPFFMAGLYLGMDKILRSSMGGPGPDFSVMVVPIALCMLLTGTCMTLTAGPIAEYRQYGTLRILGTTPVSRGQFILTHLAVRVLLAIALSVLVGVLGALLGISETASVWRAVLVALPSSVLFLALGYFIGSLVGSGQAATNIATFTGLFFLFTSGVVVPLELLSDSVKRVLDFLPTSYFGDLLFWINGGAQRYETTLDFAVLTALAIVAVPLAVKTFRWEAAKN; via the coding sequence ATGAGCACCACGATCAACAGCGGCGCGCTCCGCAGCGCCCGTCCCCTTACCATCACTCACTGGCGGGAGATGTCCCGCAACCGGACGAACTTTGGCATTGCCACCGTCTTTCCCTTCTTCATGGCCGGACTGTACCTGGGCATGGACAAGATCCTCCGCTCTTCCATGGGGGGACCGGGACCAGACTTCTCCGTGATGGTGGTACCCATCGCGCTGTGCATGCTTCTCACCGGGACATGCATGACCCTGACCGCCGGCCCGATCGCCGAGTACCGCCAGTACGGCACCCTGCGTATTCTGGGCACCACCCCGGTATCGCGAGGACAATTCATCCTGACCCACCTGGCCGTTCGAGTGCTCCTTGCGATCGCGCTCAGTGTCCTGGTCGGAGTTCTGGGTGCGCTTCTCGGCATAAGCGAGACCGCCTCCGTATGGCGTGCTGTGCTCGTCGCCCTGCCCTCCTCCGTGCTGTTCCTGGCCCTGGGCTACTTCATCGGCTCGCTCGTCGGTTCGGGACAGGCCGCCACTAATATCGCCACATTCACCGGGCTGTTCTTCCTTTTCACGTCGGGGGTGGTCGTCCCCCTGGAACTGCTGTCCGACTCGGTCAAGCGTGTCCTTGACTTCCTCCCCACCTCATACTTCGGGGACCTGCTGTTCTGGATCAACGGAGGTGCGCAGAGGTACGAGACGACGCTGGACTTCGCGGTTCTCACCGCCTTGGCGATCGTGGCCGTTCCCCTGGCGGTGAAGACCTTCCGCTGGGAGGCCGCAAAGAACTGA
- a CDS encoding thiocillin family RiPP, which yields MNDDVDLSALDSADMEVLPDGNALGCTFSASSASTGSCPASTSATVGTASTLG from the coding sequence ATGAATGACGATGTCGATCTCTCGGCCCTGGACTCCGCCGACATGGAAGTCCTGCCCGACGGCAACGCGCTGGGGTGCACCTTCTCCGCCTCCAGCGCCTCGACGGGCTCCTGCCCGGCCAGCACCTCGGCCACAGTCGGCACGGCCTCCACGCTGGGCTGA
- a CDS encoding sensor histidine kinase: MPPLPSPALSVAPSRLGAVWRAYRELSIFTAFSLAFSAMPALFQEFAVTDAVGLVVPWALLLIPRHPLAAALVLAAGTAHGIVDAKGPGLVMAGYFATYVLVRRGRYRQAVVIVVAMVAGNLLAWHAGTKMDDLLISQVLWIVICLGIASPLRLADANVSRAQAAHAQALRDQRALIARELHDTLARANTQIVLRAQQAQTQLNNPNHTNQINTALDDIITTGHQSVLDLRTMLRLLRQDTDTSLNPTPPTPDLTTTLAQARHTLHQAGLHATVTHQGDPTRLTPTLTTTLTRILDECVANMTKYAAPDAQCTIKLNITDTTAELHAINPLSDTRHPTPTTSSKLGILGIQERTHALGGTTTTKHTNHQWILHTTLPLTPTNKSREHVLDAPGSRHRRGCTWNWLHAHWGLSLLTGISFVIAVFNTVDAGIRFTTLVGLVVPWALLLIPRNPWAATIILALGATHATGSDQFTGTVISTTAATCILLRRGRYRQAVVIVVAMVAGNLLAWHAGTKMDDLLISQVLWLVLCLGTASALRLADANVSRAQAAHAQALRDQRALIARELHDTLARANTQIVLRAQQAQTQLNNPNHTNQINTALDDIITTGHQSVLDLRTMLRLLRQDTDTPLEPTPPAPT, translated from the coding sequence ATGCCTCCCCTACCGTCCCCAGCGCTCAGCGTCGCGCCGAGTCGACTTGGCGCTGTCTGGCGTGCTTACCGGGAACTCAGCATCTTCACGGCCTTCAGCCTGGCTTTCTCCGCGATGCCTGCGTTGTTCCAGGAGTTCGCCGTCACTGACGCGGTGGGGTTGGTGGTGCCGTGGGCGCTGCTGCTGATCCCCCGACACCCTTTGGCCGCCGCCCTGGTCCTGGCAGCAGGTACAGCTCACGGCATTGTAGACGCTAAAGGACCCGGATTGGTCATGGCCGGGTACTTCGCCACATACGTACTCGTCCGTCGGGGTCGTTATCGGCAGGCTGTTGTGATTGTGGTGGCCATGGTTGCCGGCAACCTCCTGGCCTGGCACGCGGGAACGAAGATGGATGACCTGCTCATCAGCCAGGTGTTGTGGATTGTCATCTGTCTGGGTATCGCCTCACCTCTGCGGCTTGCTGACGCCAACGTCTCCCGGGCCCAGGCCGCTCACGCCCAAGCCCTGCGTGACCAGCGCGCCCTCATAGCCCGCGAACTCCACGACACCCTCGCCCGCGCCAACACCCAAATCGTCCTGCGCGCCCAACAAGCACAAACCCAACTCAACAACCCCAACCACACCAACCAGATCAACACCGCCCTAGACGACATCATCACCACCGGACACCAGTCGGTCCTCGACCTGCGCACCATGCTGCGCCTCCTAAGACAAGACACCGACACCTCCCTGAACCCCACACCCCCCACACCCGACCTAACCACCACCCTCGCCCAAGCCCGCCACACCCTCCACCAAGCCGGCCTCCACGCCACCGTCACCCATCAAGGAGACCCCACCCGACTCACCCCCACCCTGACCACCACCCTGACCCGCATCCTGGACGAATGCGTCGCCAACATGACCAAATACGCCGCCCCCGACGCCCAATGCACCATCAAACTAAACATCACCGACACCACCGCCGAACTCCACGCCATCAACCCCCTATCCGACACCCGACACCCAACCCCCACCACCTCATCCAAACTCGGCATCCTCGGCATCCAAGAACGCACCCACGCCCTCGGAGGAACCACCACCACCAAACACACCAACCACCAATGGATACTCCACACCACCCTCCCCCTCACACCAACCAACAAGTCTCGAGAACACGTGCTAGACGCCCCCGGTAGCAGGCATCGGCGGGGTTGCACATGGAACTGGTTGCACGCCCATTGGGGCCTGAGCCTCTTGACCGGCATCAGTTTTGTCATCGCTGTATTCAACACAGTCGACGCCGGCATACGCTTCACCACGTTGGTGGGGTTGGTGGTGCCGTGGGCGCTGCTGCTGATCCCCCGCAACCCCTGGGCCGCCACCATCATCCTTGCACTCGGCGCGACACACGCGACGGGCAGCGACCAATTCACCGGAACCGTCATATCGACGACCGCTGCGACCTGCATCCTCCTCCGTCGGGGTCGTTATCGGCAGGCTGTTGTGATTGTGGTGGCCATGGTTGCCGGCAACCTCCTGGCCTGGCACGCGGGAACGAAGATGGATGACCTGCTCATCAGCCAGGTGTTGTGGCTCGTCCTTTGTCTCGGCACTGCCTCGGCCCTGCGGCTTGCTGACGCCAACGTCTCCCGGGCCCAGGCCGCTCACGCCCAAGCCCTGCGTGACCAGCGCGCCCTCATAGCCCGCGAACTCCACGACACCCTCGCCCGCGCCAACACCCAAATCGTCCTGCGCGCCCAACAAGCACAAACCCAACTCAACAACCCCAACCACACCAACCAGATCAACACCGCCCTAGACGACATCATCACCACCGGACACCAATCAGTACTCGACCTGCGCACCATGCTGCGCCTCCTAAGACAAGACACCGACACCCCCCTAGAACCCACACCCCCAGCACCGACCTGA
- a CDS encoding ABC transporter ATP-binding protein: MDLAVERGAFHGVIGPNGAGKTTLVEIIQGARPAQEGSVELLGRAPLPRDPRLLARVGIQPQATAFFSRATVWEHLSTVAAIFGASASRAEQLIEIMGLEHVRDSRVERVSGGERQKLAVASAMVHRPEVLFLDEPTASLDATARHDLVGLLGSVRDEGTTVVYTTHYLEEAERLCDVVTILDGGRVVTTASPSALVAGVGGGASVLLPGAVPFLDVVTGLDVVTAATVSADGLVVHVRDVGEAFAALGAADVPTAGAQVHGPTLEDAFMELTGKEYDS, encoded by the coding sequence GTGGATTTGGCGGTGGAGCGGGGGGCGTTCCATGGTGTGATCGGTCCGAATGGTGCGGGTAAGACGACGCTGGTGGAGATCATCCAGGGTGCGCGACCTGCTCAGGAGGGCAGTGTGGAGCTGCTGGGTCGCGCGCCGTTGCCGCGTGATCCGCGCCTGCTGGCGCGGGTGGGGATTCAGCCGCAGGCCACGGCGTTCTTCTCGCGTGCCACCGTGTGGGAGCACCTGTCTACCGTTGCCGCGATCTTCGGTGCTTCAGCCTCTCGCGCAGAGCAGCTTATTGAGATCATGGGCCTGGAGCATGTACGCGATTCGCGTGTGGAGCGGGTGTCTGGTGGTGAGCGGCAGAAGTTGGCGGTGGCCTCGGCGATGGTGCATCGGCCGGAGGTGTTGTTCTTGGATGAGCCGACGGCGTCCTTGGATGCGACGGCTCGGCATGACCTGGTGGGTCTGCTGGGGTCGGTGCGTGATGAGGGTACGACGGTGGTGTATACGACTCACTATTTGGAGGAGGCGGAGCGTCTGTGCGATGTGGTCACCATTCTTGATGGTGGCCGGGTGGTGACTACGGCCTCTCCGTCTGCTCTGGTTGCCGGTGTGGGTGGTGGTGCCTCGGTGCTGCTGCCCGGGGCGGTGCCGTTCCTGGATGTGGTGACCGGTCTGGATGTGGTTACGGCTGCGACCGTGAGTGCGGATGGGCTGGTGGTTCACGTGCGTGATGTGGGTGAGGCGTTCGCGGCTCTTGGTGCGGCGGATGTGCCGACGGCGGGGGCGCAGGTGCACGGTCCGACCCTGGAGGATGCGTTCATGGAGCTCACAGGAAAGGAGTACGACTCATGA
- a CDS encoding response regulator transcription factor has translation MTQSSQSNPIRTVIVDDDAIVRDMLSTNLGADSSIKIVATATNGAEAVDLVHEHIVDVVLMDVQMPVLGGVQATSRILAAGGNTRVLLLTTFDDDTYLDGGIAAGASGFLLKSTPAKEVVAAIRTVHAGGKVLSPGPTSRVLERYMRGQRPSTGSDSGLDLSTRELEVLRLLRKGYSNRRIAREMNVAETTVKTHVSSLMRKMGAGSRLEVVAEANQRGIG, from the coding sequence ATGACACAGAGCAGCCAGTCCAATCCGATCCGTACCGTCATCGTGGACGATGACGCCATCGTGCGCGATATGTTATCCACGAACCTCGGTGCGGACAGCAGCATCAAGATCGTGGCCACCGCCACCAACGGAGCCGAAGCAGTAGACCTGGTTCACGAACACATCGTGGACGTCGTGCTCATGGACGTTCAGATGCCTGTGCTGGGCGGCGTCCAGGCCACCTCGCGGATCCTCGCCGCCGGAGGGAATACGCGGGTCCTTCTGTTAACCACATTCGATGATGACACCTACCTCGACGGCGGAATCGCCGCGGGCGCGTCAGGTTTCCTACTCAAGAGCACGCCGGCTAAAGAAGTCGTGGCAGCGATTCGGACCGTACATGCGGGCGGCAAGGTCCTCTCTCCTGGACCGACCAGCCGCGTTCTGGAGCGTTATATGCGCGGTCAGCGTCCCAGTACCGGCTCAGACTCAGGCCTTGATCTGTCGACGCGCGAGCTTGAAGTGCTTCGTCTTCTGCGCAAAGGCTACTCGAACCGCAGAATTGCGCGCGAGATGAACGTTGCCGAGACGACCGTCAAGACTCATGTCTCCTCCCTCATGCGCAAGATGGGCGCAGGCAGTCGGCTGGAGGTCGTAGCCGAGGCGAACCAACGGGGCATCGGATGA
- a CDS encoding ABC transporter permease has product MTPFKTLTFSLARTNLRDPSTMFFTYAFPPALLVVLALTMGDQPGLNGHDIVNDISPNVMGFGVAFVGMFIGATTIVEWREKGVGRVLRSAPMSVSSILASALTVAIVSALVQAVLIVLTGFVPAVGVTLSPWALLTVVPVFLGNLVFYSLGMLVGLILPTVTAVSLAVMIVVLPMGFASGAMMPLEMMPGWIQTLANFLLLTYLLDALRWPLTGVSELSDALIGLGVTGVVGAALFWAATKLMRWT; this is encoded by the coding sequence ATGACCCCCTTCAAAACCCTAACATTTTCCCTGGCGCGCACCAATCTGCGTGACCCGTCCACCATGTTCTTCACCTACGCTTTCCCGCCGGCACTGCTGGTTGTCCTTGCCCTGACCATGGGTGACCAACCGGGGCTCAACGGACATGACATTGTCAATGACATCAGTCCCAACGTTATGGGCTTCGGAGTCGCATTCGTCGGTATGTTCATTGGCGCCACAACTATTGTCGAGTGGCGGGAGAAGGGAGTCGGGCGGGTCTTGCGCAGTGCGCCGATGTCCGTGAGCTCTATCCTCGCCTCGGCGCTGACCGTCGCCATCGTTTCCGCGCTCGTGCAGGCGGTGCTCATCGTGCTCACCGGATTTGTGCCGGCGGTCGGCGTCACGCTGTCGCCGTGGGCGCTCCTTACCGTGGTGCCGGTGTTCCTGGGGAATTTAGTCTTCTACTCCCTGGGCATGCTCGTCGGCCTGATTCTGCCCACCGTCACTGCAGTCTCCTTGGCGGTTATGATCGTGGTCCTGCCCATGGGTTTCGCCTCCGGTGCGATGATGCCGCTGGAGATGATGCCGGGCTGGATACAGACGCTCGCCAACTTCCTGCTGCTGACCTACCTGCTCGACGCGTTGCGCTGGCCGCTGACGGGCGTGAGCGAACTGAGCGACGCGCTGATCGGGCTCGGTGTCACCGGCGTCGTCGGGGCAGCACTGTTCTGGGCTGCCACCAAGCTCATGCGCTGGACCTGA
- a CDS encoding thiocillin family RiPP, with amino-acid sequence MTDNVDLSSLDATDMEVLPEGNALGCFSTTTSTSTASCPASTAGCASTWACLG; translated from the coding sequence ATGACTGACAACGTCGATCTCTCATCCCTGGACGCCACTGACATGGAAGTCCTTCCCGAGGGCAATGCGCTCGGCTGTTTCAGCACCACCACTTCCACCTCTACCGCCTCGTGCCCCGCGTCTACTGCTGGGTGCGCCTCCACCTGGGCCTGCCTCGGCTGA
- a CDS encoding thiocillin family RiPP, which produces MNSGIIDLLAQEIDQDVESLPEGNALGTTSSLGSASTSACPATSASTVSSWGCLG; this is translated from the coding sequence ATGAACAGCGGCATCATCGACTTGCTCGCCCAGGAGATCGACCAGGATGTCGAGAGCTTGCCCGAGGGAAATGCCCTGGGTACGACTTCCTCGCTGGGGTCAGCGAGCACCTCCGCGTGCCCGGCTACCTCGGCGTCGACCGTCTCCTCATGGGGTTGCCTCGGCTGA
- a CDS encoding pyridoxamine 5'-phosphate oxidase family protein, which yields MEWNTDSSVKVSTIMRRVTAILDEHDMCVLGTVGAQEPRLTPCFFATLDEHRLVFVSSKGSRHVAHMQADPHCSALVLPEQAEQGRLVSLLLAGEVVRPQGLSRLAALTTYLARMRNRLPSSASSVHGLLDKKVFVLEAESIELVDTHLCRGTMRVGRR from the coding sequence ATGGAATGGAATACCGACTCATCCGTGAAAGTGAGCACGATTATGAGGCGCGTAACCGCGATCCTCGACGAGCACGACATGTGCGTCCTGGGCACCGTGGGCGCACAGGAGCCCCGGCTCACGCCGTGTTTCTTCGCCACGCTTGATGAACACCGCTTGGTCTTCGTCTCCTCGAAGGGATCTCGGCACGTGGCTCACATGCAGGCGGATCCGCATTGTTCCGCACTCGTGCTTCCCGAGCAGGCGGAGCAGGGGCGACTGGTGTCCCTGCTCCTGGCGGGAGAGGTGGTACGCCCTCAAGGGCTGAGCCGGCTCGCTGCACTGACGACCTACCTGGCCCGGATGAGGAACAGGCTTCCCTCGAGCGCAAGCAGCGTGCATGGCCTACTGGACAAGAAGGTGTTCGTTCTGGAAGCCGAGAGCATCGAACTCGTCGACACCCATCTTTGTCGCGGCACCATGCGTGTGGGCAGGAGGTGA
- a CDS encoding thiopeptide-type bacteriocin biosynthesis protein has protein sequence MNSQNRDWLYVKIYSGDGDDVGALLPAVLEWKASLNGVDRWHFLRYMDHSGHHLRVRLRGHVEDVDDWYCKLPRLEQLARRESGRTMTRIIRDPMAERAGHRSGVCVCLYSPEFAKYGGPEGMEDAEVLFEKSSQACADNRVWAWTPTDRLMAAIDYIGAVESEGGFKPGALSGRIADRWANRLRYGGLEPDKLRQRAPNLNERLRVRARPPADWSELVQLTSRVLAERSAAAPDFPLDLIHMHINRIGLNPLEECLAAHLCETSSPTTEGDTCHDRPEPRA, from the coding sequence ATGAACTCGCAGAATCGTGACTGGCTCTACGTCAAGATCTACTCCGGAGATGGAGACGACGTCGGCGCGCTGCTGCCCGCAGTACTCGAGTGGAAGGCCTCCCTGAACGGCGTGGACCGCTGGCACTTCCTGCGCTACATGGACCACTCCGGCCACCACCTGCGGGTGAGATTGCGGGGACACGTCGAAGACGTGGATGACTGGTACTGCAAGCTGCCCCGCCTCGAACAGCTCGCCCGGCGCGAGTCCGGTCGGACAATGACCCGGATCATTCGCGATCCCATGGCCGAGCGCGCAGGCCACCGCAGCGGTGTGTGCGTCTGCCTCTACTCTCCCGAGTTCGCCAAGTACGGCGGTCCCGAGGGCATGGAGGACGCGGAGGTACTCTTCGAGAAGAGTTCCCAGGCCTGCGCGGACAACCGGGTATGGGCCTGGACTCCTACGGATCGACTCATGGCGGCCATTGACTACATCGGTGCCGTGGAAAGCGAGGGGGGCTTCAAGCCGGGAGCCCTGTCCGGTCGGATTGCGGACCGGTGGGCCAACCGACTCCGCTATGGCGGGCTCGAACCGGACAAGCTCCGCCAAAGGGCTCCCAACCTCAATGAACGCCTGCGCGTCCGCGCCCGGCCGCCCGCCGACTGGAGCGAGTTGGTGCAGCTAACCAGCAGGGTTCTGGCGGAGCGCTCGGCCGCCGCTCCTGACTTTCCGCTCGACCTCATACATATGCACATCAATAGGATTGGACTGAACCCGCTCGAGGAGTGCCTGGCGGCACATCTCTGTGAAACATCATCACCCACCACCGAAGGAGACACCTGCCATGACCGCCCAGAGCCCCGCGCTTGA